GCAACAGGCCTCGGTCCGCCCGGTATTCAGGCGAACCGAGGCCCGTTCGTTTTTCAAAAGGCCGAATCCGGCCGCAAATCAGGCGGGCGAAGCTGCTCGGTCCTCTCGGGCGAAGCTCCGGGCCAAAACGACCAGCACGACAACCGACAGCCCCAGAATCACCAGCGGCAACACCCTCGACACCATGCGGCCGGGGATCATCCATGCCAGACCGGCAAGCGTCAGACCGGCAAGCACTACCGTCACCACCCAAAGGATCCGCGGATGGTGGATCAACGGCGTGGCGATAGCCAACGTACTGTACGTACCGCTGAGCGAACCGACGATCATCGCGAAAGCGAAACCGTGAATGCCCTCGCCGCCGAAGAAATACATGACGAACAGCGTCATCAACACGGTCAACGTCGTCAGGATGGTCCGCGACAAGGTCTGGTTCAATGAGTCGTTGATCAGCCGGGCTGAGATCGTCGCAATACGGCCGCGGTTCTCACGAATGCGGTCAAAAATCACGATCGTGTCGTTGATCGAGAAGCCCACGATGGTCAGAAGGGCGGCGACGATGTTCAGGTCGATCCGAAAATCGCGAAGCATGAGCACCTCGCCCACCCGTGTGTGCCAGACGTGGTGGGCGATGAAAATGCCCGCCAGGGCAATGGCCACGTCGTGATAAAGGGCGAGAATGCCCGCCAGGCCGAAGGTCAGCGACCCGAACCGGATCCACAGATAGGCGGCGATGGCGATAAGAGACAGCACCACGGCGATAATCGCCTTGGTGATCGCCTCGCTGGCTACCTGGGGAGAGAACTGCGTCACTCGCTGCAGCGACAGGCTGGTCGCCAGCGCCTCCTTCACCAGGTTAACCTCCTTCCTGGCCACGTCGCCAAGCCACTTGGTGTTGTCCTCTTCATCGAGGTAGCTGAAGACCGGGTCCTTGACCATGATGGCCACGCGCGTGCACGGATCCACGGCCGGATCGCCTCCTCCCGCGGCCTCAAGGCCGATCACTCTCGTGGGGCGCGACCCCTGATCCTCGAAGCCCGGCTGCAGCCGCATCCGCTTGATTCTCGCTTCCAACTGGGCGGCACTTTGCGCGGGGTTCAAACCATCAAAGACCATGACCAGTCCACCATGGAAATCGATCGTGTCCGATTCCATGGCTTCGCCCCGTCGAACCCTCTGGACGATCTGGGCCTGAGAGTGTCCGCCGATGACGTCCGCCAACACCACGGCGTCGCTCTTGATTGGATAGATCCCTTCAGGGGCTCTGTCGGGGTCGGTTTCCAGCCGGGCGTCGACCGCGGGCGTCACCTCAAGGATCTCCCCCATGGTCGCCAACATCGCCTCGGCCACCAGCGTCTTGCGCGGCTCGGTGACGATGACCTCGTATGCCTCTCGCTTCTCACCCTCCGAGGCCAGCTCGATCGTCTGCACGCGGGCCGACATCAGATTGCGCCAGGCGTTTGAAGCGTATTCGGCCGCTTTCCTCACCTCTTCCTGAACGCCGGCCAGGTCCAACGGCTTGGGGGCTTCCTCTTCGGAGGTTCTCGTGGGAACCTTGACCTGGACGATCACGCCCTTACCGTCCTCGGTCGGCGTGACGCCGTTACGAGCGACCGCATCATCCTCCTCAAGGGTGGGCATCAATAACGACGTGATTTGAGACGCCGTCAGATCGCCCGGCGTCGTGACCCGGAAACGGTTTTCGCCCACCTCGGTGACCGTCGCGCCGGCCAGCCACGTTGCGGCCTGCCTGAGCCAGTTGGCCGCGTCGTTGGCGACAAGCTGCTGAATCTTCTCATCGTTGAGCTGCTTCTGACTGTCGGCCTTGATCTCTATCTGGACACTGGTTCCTCCGATGAACTCGATGTCCATGTAATCGGCAGGCTTCACCATGAACATGCCGAGCAGGCCGATGCCGATCACCGCCGCGGAGCAGGCCCAGAAGATGCGATACTTGGCCATCCAGTTGATGTTCGGTGCGCTCAGCAGTTTGAACATCGGCAGACGGTTGGCTTGCCGGTGGCCGGTTGCCCCATACAGGAAACGGAACAACCACAAGCCGGCCATCAACACTACCGCAGTTCCCGCCAGCCAGGCCACGAAGACACCAAGCCCGTAAAGACGCGAATCCTGAAGAGTGTCGGGATTGTTCGCCAGGTACCCTGTTCCCATCAATACCCCTGCCGCTACCACCAGAATGCCCGTGCCCAGCCAGGCCTTGTTCGTTTCCTCTCGGTTCAAGGTATTGGGCACCATGATGTGGAAATACTGGCGGGTCACGAACAAGGCTGTAAACATGCTTGTGCACAAGCCGATGCCCAGCGTCAGGCCGAAACCTCTGATCTCTTCGCTGCCGATGACTCCCAGGATCACGGCCGTGATAATCGTGGTCACGTTCGAGTCGAGAATGGCGCTGAACGCCTTCTCGTAACCCAGCTTCGCGGCCATCCTGACCGAAATGCCTCGCTGCAACTCCTCGCGCATGCGCTCATAAATCAGCACGTTCGCGTCCACCGCCATGCCCAATGTCAGCACCAGACCGGCGATGCCCGGCAGCGTAAACGTGGCCTGCAGAAAGCTCATAATGCCCAGCGTGATGACCATGTTCAGCAAGAGGGCGATATCGGCGATCGCGCCGTTATAGAAGTAGTAGACGGCCATGAACACCGCCACCACAACGAACGCCATGACCGAGGCCCGGAAACCCATCCGGCGGTTGGTTTCACCCAGCGAGGGGCCCACGCTGTTCTGTTGCAGCGGGACTTCCTTGAGCTTGGCCGGCAGAGAACCCGCCTCCAACGTGCGAACGATGTAGTCGACTCGCTGCGGCGTGAACCGGCCGGTGATCTGGCCCCTGTCCGAGATGGCGCTGTGGATGTTCGCCGAGGAGATGGCCTCGTCGTCCAGGACGATGCACAAGGGCCGCCCGATGTTGTTGTTGGTCAATTCCCAGAACTGCGCTGGACCGTTCCCGCCCAGTTGGAAGTCAATGGCCAGGCGACCCAACCGGTCGCGGCCGGGATATGCCCCGGCCAGCGTCCACCCCGTGTTTCTCAACAATCCCATGTCCGGCGTCGCGTGGGCCAGAACATACTGCGAACCCGCGTACTCACGAATGATGTAGTACCGTTCAGACCAGTCGCCCGGATCCGGCTTGGCGATCTTGATCCACATGAACTTGTCACCGGTCTGGACGCGCGGCCCGAACCGCGACAAGTTATTCTCATAGGTTGAGATCTCCACCTGGTACTCCGGATTCTTCGCGTCGGTCATCGCCAGGTTGCCCGGTGAGCGCGTCGCCAGGATGCGAAACTCCAGAACACCGGCCCCCTTCAGGAGACGCATCAGGTCCGCCGGATCATCGAGCGAACCCCGATATCGGGCGCACGCATCGTACGTGCGGATCATGTTGTCGATCAGCTCAGCGAGGTCACTGTGTTCGCTCTTGAGCCGCTCGATTCCCTCAACGCGAGTGGCGCTCTTTCTGCCCAGAGCCAGCAGGTCCTCCAGAACCCGGATTTCGAGGTTCTTGGCAACCAGTTGCTTGATCAACTCGTTCCGCTTCTTGAACGCATCGTCCACTTGTTGCGCCAGCGACGTCTCAGCCGAAGGCTGAGTCTGTGCCGGCTGCGTCGTTGCACCCTCCTTCTCGAAGCGACTGCTCAGCTCCCTATACTGCTCGTCCACCCTGACCAGCTCCTCGAACAGCGGTCTTCGGCTCTCATACTTGCCCACCAGCCGATTGATCGCCTCATCGCGCTGGGCCGGAGGCAATCTGAGGGCCTGTCGGATCTGTGGCTCGCTGATGTACGTGTCGATCAGGGCCTGCCGGGCATGGTTGTACTTCTCGCGGTTTCGCCGCTGATGCTCAGGCGCCCTCGGGATTTGGATTTCAAGGCGGTTGCGCCCGATCGGCCGCCAGATGAGGTTCCGGTTCCCTTGCGGGTCCACGCGGTTCTTGAGCACGTTCATCACCCGCTTGGCAAGGTCGTAACTGCTGTCCCCTGTGTCATCGATCTCAAACAGCAGACTGTGCCCGCCGCCCAGGTCGATGCCCGGCTTGAGCTGTTCCGTCGTAAAAGGGTAGGTCTGCCACAACGACAGGCCGGCAAAAATCACGATCAGGCCGACTTTCGACCACAGATTCTTCTCGCCCATGACAATTACCTCAGAATCGCAATGGCATCCGTCGCCGGATGTCCTCGTCTCATTCACCTGTCCACTAACGGCATTTCTTTGTGATAAGTCCAGTCATTCCGAACCACGGCGAGGCGGCTGCAAGTACACGGGAAGATGATTCCACGGGCGATGACTTGCCCTCACCAAGCGTCATCTACCCCATGAAAGGAGGTGCATGGGATTCACGACAGATAAGTCGACAGCGCTGTCTCGGCGAACCCCCCGGTGCCGGCTCGATCCACAGGATCGTCGCTCCGCGACGGCACGGGGCTTGGCAGAAGTCAACCGTGGAAAGATGCCCGGAAGCGCCGATCGGCCGCTCCACCGGCGGGCGTGCCGCGACGCCGTGCCAGACGTCCGCCTGCGGCGCGATTTCAAACCTTTGGCGGTTCTCCGATTCCGGTCGGGAGTCGCTGGACCTGGTCGTGGAATCAGACCGGGACGAACCGGTTTTCGCGGAGTCGTTCTCGATCGGCATGGCCCACGCACGCGTTGAAAGCGTGCCAGCCACCAGCACGAGAGCAACCAGCCAAGCCGGCCTCAGCGCAGATACATCGGATTGGGACTCGTCCGTTCCCTGCATAAGATTGCGTATGATACCGCGGCCGGGCCAAGGGCATCAACCTGGCCGGCGACTGAAACAGGGAGGCGGGGGCCCCGCGGCTTGCTTCCCTGCCCCTGTCTGGGGCATCTGGCAGCTTTGTGGTATCCTGGGAGCACTGGCCCTTGGGGGCAACTCGCCCACCCGGCCGCACACATAGGGGGAACCATGCCAATGACAACGCTGCCCGATAAACCCAAGCTCAGGCGCGTCGAAGCCTTTCCTGTGAGCGACGACGCTCGCGGCCCGCTCTATGTCATCCGCGACCCCTGCGGCTTGGCACCAGGCCTGATTACCCTGTCCCCGGTCGCCATGTTCATACTGTCGCTCATGGACGGCGAACACGGCCTGCTGGACATCCAGGAGATCTTTGCCCGCCACACCCTCCAGATCCTGCCCCGGCAGCAGCTTGAAGACATGGTCCGACAACTCGATGAGGCCCATTTCCTCGACAGCCCCGCCTTCGAGGCTTATTTCAACTCCTTGGTCGAAGCCTATCGAGCCGCCCCGGCACGCATCTCGGGCAGCGAGGAGTCCTTCGGGGCCCCACCGGGCCAGATGGGGACCGTCATCCAGAAGATGCTGTTCGACGGCCAGGATATGCCGGCCAGGTCCAACCGCAGGCTGCTCGGTCTGGTCGCACCTCACCTGGACTACCCGCGGGGGGCGCCGGCCTATTCCAGGGCATACCGGATGCTGGCCGCCACACAGCCGCCCCGACGGGTAATCATCCTGGGAACCAACCATTTCGGCCAAGCCTCATCAGCCGTGGCCACACGAAAGGATTTTCAGACCCCGCTCGGAACCACCGGGACAGACCGCGCGTTCATCGAAGCTCTCGAAAACAAACTCGGGACCAGCCTCTGCGAGCACGAGTTCGACCATCAGAGAGAGCACTCCGTCGAGTTGCAGTTGCTGATCCTCCAACACCTGCTCCGCCCCGAGCAGTTCGAGATTGTTCCGGTACTCTGCCCGGACGTCTGCGGACCGACCGGCACGGCCCCGTACGACGGCAAGGGAGTAGACCTCCGCGATCTGGGTGAGGCTATCGGCGAGTTGATCCGGGCGGATCGCACGCCTACCCTGATCGTGGCCGGGGCGGACCTCAGCCACGTTGGCGGGCAGTTCGGAGACGAGCGGGATCTCGACGCCGCCTTCCTCCAAGAGGTCGAGCAAAAAGACCGGGAGGCACTCGACGCCTTGATCAACCAGGGATGCGAGGCCTTCGTCAGCGTGCTCAAGTCCCGTGAGAACGACACCCGCGTGTGCAGCGCGGGCTGCATCTACGCCATGATGACCGCCCTGCGCGGCGCCCGACCTGAACTGCTGACCTATCATCAGGCCGCCAGTCCCCAGGCAGGCAACGGCGTAACCTGCGCCGCTATCGCGGTGTGGGAGAAATAACCCCTCAGTTGTGCAAGCATCCAAGGGTCGCGCTCGCGGACCAAGCCGTGTGCCGGCGCATTTCGCCGATCGCGACGGAACAAGCCCCATCCTCAATTACGCGTTCGCCGTTCTTCATTCCCCGGCGTCGCGGTGGACAATGCGGGGGTTAACGTCATGCATTCTGAGAATGGCACCCGGGCTTTCGGGCTGGCCCGTCCTCGCGGACAAGTACGCCGCCTGGATCACGGCCATGGTCGCCAGGTGGTCGCGAATCGAAGACCGGAAGTGCTCCGACTTGCTCTTGAGAGAGGACAAAAAATCTTCGACCGAGGCGAGCAACGGATTGGCGGCCCGCGGCAGCTCTGCCAGCGTTCTCTCCCCAGCCCGGTCGCGACACAGCACGCACCGCGAATCGATACGAAGCGTCCCGCCGGTCCCGAAAAACTCGATTTCACACCGCTCGGGTCCGGAGGTCCAGCAAGCGGTCACCGCCGCCACCGCTCCGCCGGAGAACTGACAGATCAGCGCCGCCGTATCCTCGGTGTCATAGGGAAACCGGGTTCCAGGCCGCGATACGCCCTTGGCGGCCGCATACACCGTCGCTGGTAACCCCATTACTTTCACCACGGTGTCCAACAGCTCGTAACCGCGGTCCAGCAGCACACCGCCGCCAGCCCGGACCGAGTCTCCCCGCCAGTCAAGGTCCTCACCAGTGCAGAGATACACCCCGCCCACCGCGAGGAAGAAGCGTCCCAGCCGATCCAGGCCGACCGCGTCCGGCTGCAGCGACGGCTCCATCCCCCAACTCCGCGACACCACGATCGGACACCTCGCCTTTTCGAACCGTTCCATGATCTCGACCGACTCGTCGAACCGCCGCGCCGCCGGTGAAAGCATCCAGACCGGGCAGCGATGCTCAGCCGCCAGCGTCAGATACTTCCCGCGAAGAAAGGGAGGAACTGCCACGAAAAGCGCATCCAGCGGATTCTCGACAATGAGCGACCGGAAGTCGTCGTAGGCCGTGATCTCCGGGTGCCTTTCGACGAACCGGTCAATCCGATGCGATTTCCTGCTTGCCACCGCGGCCAGTTGACACCAGGAGCTTGACAAAAGCGCCTCGGCCACGATCTGCCCGCCCCTCCCAAGGCCCATCAGGCCAACCTTCATCATCGGTGCCTCCTTGCCGACCATCGGTGCGCCGACAGCGCTCGTTGCAGCGGTACAGTCGTGCCGAGAAGCTCACGCCGGGCCGTCACCCGCCGGACGCGAGACCGCTATCACACGATGGATGTGAGACAGATACTCGAACCTCTCTCAAACAGCAAGCGGGTGGCAGAAATGAACACCTGAGGCGGACCGCCTTTTCGCGGGCCGTAACCCAAGCGATCTGCGATCCAGAGACATGCGCGCAAGCCGCACAGATGTCTGGCCGTAAGGTTCCAAGGTAAGGAAACCCTTGATCCGCCTATGAACGAGGCGAGGCGATCAGAGATCGTGCTCCTGGGCATACTTGCGTGCCTGCTCAACGCCTTCCGCGTTGGGACGGAAATCGCGTCCCACCAACAGGCCCAGCGCCCGGGCTGCGCGACGACTGACCGGCCCTTCCAGAATCAGCAGGCGCAAGATCACGTGCTTGCAGCTCCAGCTACCCAACCGGGCCAGGGCTTCGGCGGCGCGGACGGCAACGGCGTCGTCCTGATGATGCAGAAGCTGTTGCAGCGGTTCCAGGGCCTCCGGATGCCCCATCATCCCCAGCGCCTCGGCCGCCTCG
This genomic window from Phycisphaerae bacterium contains:
- the secD gene encoding protein translocase subunit SecD, translated to MGEKNLWSKVGLIVIFAGLSLWQTYPFTTEQLKPGIDLGGGHSLLFEIDDTGDSSYDLAKRVMNVLKNRVDPQGNRNLIWRPIGRNRLEIQIPRAPEHQRRNREKYNHARQALIDTYISEPQIRQALRLPPAQRDEAINRLVGKYESRRPLFEELVRVDEQYRELSSRFEKEGATTQPAQTQPSAETSLAQQVDDAFKKRNELIKQLVAKNLEIRVLEDLLALGRKSATRVEGIERLKSEHSDLAELIDNMIRTYDACARYRGSLDDPADLMRLLKGAGVLEFRILATRSPGNLAMTDAKNPEYQVEISTYENNLSRFGPRVQTGDKFMWIKIAKPDPGDWSERYYIIREYAGSQYVLAHATPDMGLLRNTGWTLAGAYPGRDRLGRLAIDFQLGGNGPAQFWELTNNNIGRPLCIVLDDEAISSANIHSAISDRGQITGRFTPQRVDYIVRTLEAGSLPAKLKEVPLQQNSVGPSLGETNRRMGFRASVMAFVVVAVFMAVYYFYNGAIADIALLLNMVITLGIMSFLQATFTLPGIAGLVLTLGMAVDANVLIYERMREELQRGISVRMAAKLGYEKAFSAILDSNVTTIITAVILGVIGSEEIRGFGLTLGIGLCTSMFTALFVTRQYFHIMVPNTLNREETNKAWLGTGILVVAAGVLMGTGYLANNPDTLQDSRLYGLGVFVAWLAGTAVVLMAGLWLFRFLYGATGHRQANRLPMFKLLSAPNINWMAKYRIFWACSAAVIGIGLLGMFMVKPADYMDIEFIGGTSVQIEIKADSQKQLNDEKIQQLVANDAANWLRQAATWLAGATVTEVGENRFRVTTPGDLTASQITSLLMPTLEEDDAVARNGVTPTEDGKGVIVQVKVPTRTSEEEAPKPLDLAGVQEEVRKAAEYASNAWRNLMSARVQTIELASEGEKREAYEVIVTEPRKTLVAEAMLATMGEILEVTPAVDARLETDPDRAPEGIYPIKSDAVVLADVIGGHSQAQIVQRVRRGEAMESDTIDFHGGLVMVFDGLNPAQSAAQLEARIKRMRLQPGFEDQGSRPTRVIGLEAAGGGDPAVDPCTRVAIMVKDPVFSYLDEEDNTKWLGDVARKEVNLVKEALATSLSLQRVTQFSPQVASEAITKAIIAVVLSLIAIAAYLWIRFGSLTFGLAGILALYHDVAIALAGIFIAHHVWHTRVGEVLMLRDFRIDLNIVAALLTIVGFSINDTIVIFDRIRENRGRIATISARLINDSLNQTLSRTILTTLTVLMTLFVMYFFGGEGIHGFAFAMIVGSLSGTYSTLAIATPLIHHPRILWVVTVVLAGLTLAGLAWMIPGRMVSRVLPLVILGLSVVVLVVLARSFAREDRAASPA
- the amrB gene encoding AmmeMemoRadiSam system protein B: MPMTTLPDKPKLRRVEAFPVSDDARGPLYVIRDPCGLAPGLITLSPVAMFILSLMDGEHGLLDIQEIFARHTLQILPRQQLEDMVRQLDEAHFLDSPAFEAYFNSLVEAYRAAPARISGSEESFGAPPGQMGTVIQKMLFDGQDMPARSNRRLLGLVAPHLDYPRGAPAYSRAYRMLAATQPPRRVIILGTNHFGQASSAVATRKDFQTPLGTTGTDRAFIEALENKLGTSLCEHEFDHQREHSVELQLLILQHLLRPEQFEIVPVLCPDVCGPTGTAPYDGKGVDLRDLGEAIGELIRADRTPTLIVAGADLSHVGGQFGDERDLDAAFLQEVEQKDREALDALINQGCEAFVSVLKSRENDTRVCSAGCIYAMMTALRGARPELLTYHQAASPQAGNGVTCAAIAVWEK
- a CDS encoding Gfo/Idh/MocA family oxidoreductase; the protein is MMKVGLMGLGRGGQIVAEALLSSSWCQLAAVASRKSHRIDRFVERHPEITAYDDFRSLIVENPLDALFVAVPPFLRGKYLTLAAEHRCPVWMLSPAARRFDESVEIMERFEKARCPIVVSRSWGMEPSLQPDAVGLDRLGRFFLAVGGVYLCTGEDLDWRGDSVRAGGGVLLDRGYELLDTVVKVMGLPATVYAAAKGVSRPGTRFPYDTEDTAALICQFSGGAVAAVTACWTSGPERCEIEFFGTGGTLRIDSRCVLCRDRAGERTLAELPRAANPLLASVEDFLSSLKSKSEHFRSSIRDHLATMAVIQAAYLSARTGQPESPGAILRMHDVNPRIVHRDAGE